Proteins from one Bacteroides mediterraneensis genomic window:
- a CDS encoding ABC transporter ATP-binding protein: MKEFFQLMRRFVSPYKKYVCWAVLLNILSAIFNVFSFSLLIPILNILFKTDAQEKVYQYMDWEWTVDSLKETAINNFYYYVNQLIDSFGPSTTLLFLGLFLAGMTFLKTACYFGSTAVMVPLRTGIVRDIRTMVYTKVTYLPLGFFSEERKGDIIARMSGDVAEIENSITSSLDMLLKNPILIISYFTTLMIISWQLTLFTILVLPTMGWLMGKIGRKLKRQSLDAQEKWGETMSQLEETLGGLRVIKAFTAEEKMINRFNKCSNEYRDATSRVSIRQALAHPMSEFLGTVLIVFVLWFGGSLILGNNSSIDASTFIYYMVILYSIINPLKDFSKASYMIPRGLASMERVDKILKAPNNIVEKKNPQHLSSLNQDIQFNHISFSYNGQTQVLNDINLRIQKGETIALVGQSGSGKSTLVDLLPRFHDVQGGEILIDGVNIKDVSISDLRSLIGYVNQEAILFNDSFYNNITFGVDNATKEQVIEAAKIANAHDFIMESEHGYDTNIGDRGCRLSGGQRQRISIARAILKNPAILILDEATSALDTESERLVQEALERLMKTRTTIAIAHRLSTIKNANQIYVLYEGKIVESGKHEELLAQNGYYKRLNDMQAL, translated from the coding sequence ATGAAAGAATTCTTCCAACTCATGCGGCGATTCGTATCGCCCTATAAAAAATATGTCTGCTGGGCCGTTCTTCTGAATATACTATCAGCCATCTTCAATGTATTTTCTTTTTCACTCCTGATTCCCATCCTGAACATCCTGTTCAAAACAGATGCACAAGAAAAGGTGTATCAATACATGGACTGGGAATGGACGGTGGACTCGCTGAAAGAGACGGCAATCAATAACTTCTACTATTATGTCAATCAGCTGATTGATTCCTTCGGTCCCTCTACCACCCTGCTGTTCCTCGGGCTGTTTCTGGCCGGTATGACGTTCCTGAAAACGGCTTGTTATTTCGGGTCGACAGCGGTCATGGTACCCCTGCGTACCGGTATCGTACGCGACATACGCACGATGGTCTATACCAAGGTGACCTACCTTCCTTTAGGTTTCTTCTCGGAAGAGAGAAAAGGGGATATCATCGCCCGAATGAGCGGGGATGTGGCAGAAATCGAGAACTCCATCACCAGTTCACTGGATATGCTGCTGAAAAATCCTATTTTGATTATTTCCTATTTCACCACCTTGATGATTATCAGCTGGCAGCTGACCTTATTTACCATCCTCGTCTTGCCTACCATGGGATGGCTGATGGGAAAAATCGGGCGTAAACTGAAAAGACAGTCCCTCGACGCGCAGGAAAAATGGGGAGAAACGATGTCACAGTTGGAAGAGACACTGGGAGGATTGCGGGTAATCAAGGCTTTCACTGCCGAAGAAAAGATGATTAACCGCTTCAACAAATGCAGCAACGAATACCGGGATGCCACCAGCCGGGTATCTATCCGTCAGGCATTGGCGCATCCGATGAGCGAATTCCTCGGTACGGTACTCATCGTATTTGTATTATGGTTTGGAGGTTCCCTGATTTTGGGCAACAACTCTTCCATCGATGCCTCAACCTTCATTTATTATATGGTGATTCTTTACAGCATCATCAATCCGCTGAAAGATTTCTCCAAGGCCAGCTACATGATTCCGCGTGGACTGGCTTCCATGGAACGTGTAGACAAGATTCTGAAGGCGCCCAACAATATCGTGGAGAAAAAGAACCCGCAGCATCTGTCTTCCTTGAACCAGGATATCCAGTTCAATCATATTTCTTTCAGCTACAATGGACAGACCCAGGTGCTGAACGACATCAACCTTCGTATTCAGAAAGGAGAAACCATTGCTCTGGTAGGACAAAGCGGTTCCGGGAAATCCACGCTGGTAGACCTGCTTCCCCGTTTCCACGATGTGCAAGGAGGAGAGATTCTGATTGACGGAGTCAATATCAAGGACGTATCCATCAGCGACCTCCGTTCACTCATCGGCTATGTGAACCAGGAAGCCATTCTGTTTAACGACAGTTTCTATAACAACATCACGTTTGGAGTGGACAATGCGACCAAGGAACAGGTGATAGAAGCGGCCAAGATTGCCAATGCCCACGACTTCATCATGGAATCGGAACACGGGTACGACACCAACATCGGTGACCGGGGATGCCGCCTTTCCGGAGGACAACGCCAGCGTATCTCCATCGCACGGGCCATTCTGAAAAACCCGGCCATCTTGATATTGGATGAAGCGACTTCCGCCCTCGACACCGAAAGCGAACGGCTGGTACAGGAGGCGCTGGAACGGCTGATGAAGACCCGAACCACCATTGCCATCGCCCACCGCCTGTCGACCATCAAGAACGCCAACCAGATTTACGTGCTCTACGAAGGTAAAATTGTGGAAAGCGGAAAACACGAGGAATTGTTGGCGCAAAACGGATACTACAAGCGATTGAACGATATGCAGGCCCTATAA